From the Clostridium putrefaciens genome, one window contains:
- a CDS encoding CotS family spore coat protein: protein MERLRYRQKQDLVTYSLSTKLFNQYDLKIYDLVPLRSVFVLYTDKGEKILKKIKYDENRITFIEESLNYISKTFDRVMRFYKNKKGDIYTFWEGQCYCIMDVLEGKECQFSNPLELSITSRSLGELHKSSLGFTNYCKEKGSSELVNLNSNVGKTIEDFKKSLSNTKEFKRRVSNLKYKNEFDNIFMSNVDKHLYQMEKSIEILEHSDFNLLVKEEDKVVICHKDLAYHNIMIKDDQAYFIDFDYSMIDLRVVDLCNLINKAIKSFVFDYARAEDVLYDYKSENFLETNEIGVLYGLLYFPEDFYSITNNYYNKVKRWEEGVFIEKMKKKCEYFHYREEFLNSFKNKISCG, encoded by the coding sequence TTGGAAAGATTAAGGTATAGACAAAAGCAGGATTTAGTTACCTACTCTTTAAGTACAAAGCTATTTAATCAATATGATTTAAAGATATATGATTTGGTTCCTTTAAGAAGTGTATTTGTTCTTTATACAGATAAAGGTGAAAAGATATTAAAAAAGATAAAGTATGATGAGAATCGTATAACATTTATTGAAGAATCATTAAATTATATTTCTAAAACATTTGATAGGGTGATGCGGTTTTATAAAAATAAAAAAGGTGACATTTATACATTTTGGGAAGGCCAGTGTTACTGTATAATGGACGTGCTAGAAGGTAAGGAATGTCAGTTTTCTAATCCATTAGAACTTAGTATAACATCTAGGTCTTTAGGAGAACTTCATAAAAGCAGTTTAGGATTTACAAACTACTGCAAAGAGAAAGGTAGTAGTGAATTAGTTAATTTAAACTCTAATGTAGGAAAAACTATAGAAGATTTTAAAAAGTCATTAAGTAATACTAAGGAGTTTAAAAGGAGAGTTTCAAATTTAAAATATAAAAATGAGTTTGATAATATATTTATGAGTAATGTAGATAAGCATTTATATCAAATGGAAAAGAGTATAGAAATCTTAGAACATAGTGATTTTAATCTCTTAGTAAAAGAAGAGGATAAAGTTGTAATATGTCATAAGGATTTAGCCTACCATAATATAATGATTAAAGATGATCAGGCTTATTTTATTGATTTTGATTATTCTATGATAGACCTTAGAGTAGTTGATTTATGTAATTTAATAAATAAAGCAATTAAAAGCTTTGTATTTGATTATGCTCGGGCAGAAGATGTACTTTATGATTATAAAAGTGAAAACTTTCTAGAGACAAATGAAATAGGCGTACTTTATGGGTTGCTTTACTTTCCAGAGGATTTTTATTCTATTACAAATAATTATTACAACAAGGTTAAAAGGTGGGAGGAAGGCGTATTTATAGAAAAGATGAAAAAGAAATGTGAGTATTTTCACTATAGAGAAGAGTTCTTGAATTCCTTTAAAAATAAAATATCTTGTGGATAA
- a CDS encoding glycosyltransferase family 4 protein — protein MKVCIDGRAAKWYRGTGIGTYTYQLIKSLNNIDDINDYTLFMPKANKIPINLNTNLKINTIKDTGEKGFWNQVNIPNILDDVNADIYHIPQNGVGMPKKKSCKFVITLHDVIPLRMPETVGDRYLKIFNEEMKSIVSLCDGIITVSEFSKEDISNAFNFPKNKIYVTPLASEEIYKPLDKDFCKNNIEYLYNIQGNFILYIGGFSPRKNIIGLLEAFHKIIKTNNPNLKLIIGGTKGLSYKLYKNKVLELGIEDNVVFPGFIPLEHLPWFYNACEFFVYPSLYEGFGLPPLEAMACASPVIASNLTSIPEILGDSALLIDPRSQDELYNAMKTLLTNEDLKQDLILKGLKRNSLFNWDITAKETILAYKDICK, from the coding sequence ATGAAAGTTTGCATTGATGGTAGAGCTGCTAAATGGTATCGTGGAACTGGTATAGGTACCTATACTTATCAGTTAATAAAATCTCTTAATAACATAGATGATATTAATGACTATACTCTTTTTATGCCTAAAGCCAATAAAATCCCTATAAATTTAAACACCAACTTAAAAATAAATACAATTAAAGATACCGGAGAGAAAGGGTTTTGGAACCAAGTTAATATTCCAAATATATTAGATGATGTTAATGCTGATATATATCACATTCCACAAAACGGAGTGGGTATGCCAAAGAAAAAAAGCTGTAAATTTGTGATAACCCTTCACGATGTTATTCCCTTAAGAATGCCTGAAACCGTAGGTGATAGGTACCTAAAAATATTTAACGAAGAAATGAAATCTATTGTATCACTTTGTGATGGAATTATAACTGTATCTGAATTTTCTAAAGAAGATATTTCAAATGCATTTAACTTTCCAAAAAATAAGATTTATGTTACTCCACTAGCTAGTGAAGAGATTTATAAACCTTTAGATAAAGATTTTTGTAAAAATAACATTGAATACCTTTATAATATTCAAGGTAACTTTATTCTTTATATTGGTGGATTTAGCCCTAGGAAAAATATAATAGGTCTTTTAGAAGCTTTTCATAAAATAATTAAAACTAATAATCCTAATCTAAAATTAATAATAGGAGGAACTAAAGGATTATCCTATAAACTATATAAAAATAAGGTTTTAGAATTAGGTATTGAAGATAATGTTGTTTTCCCTGGATTTATACCACTAGAACATTTACCTTGGTTTTATAATGCTTGTGAATTTTTTGTATACCCTTCTCTTTATGAGGGTTTTGGTCTTCCTCCACTAGAGGCCATGGCTTGTGCTTCCCCAGTAATAGCCTCCAATCTTACCTCTATACCTGAAATTCTAGGTGATAGCGCTCTTTTAATAGACCCAAGAAGCCAAGATGAATTATACAATGCTATGAAAACTCTACTTACTAATGAGGATTTAAAACAAGATTTAATATTAAAAGGACTAAAAAGAAACTCACTATTTAATTGGGACATCACAGCTAAAGAAACTATTTTAGCTTATAAGGATATATGCAAATAA
- a CDS encoding CotS family spore coat protein, with amino-acid sequence MMREFEIERQFDIKIESIKPNKGVYYLKTDKGERCLKKINYGVQKLLFVYGAKEHLILNGFNNVDRYFLNIEEEPFAVVNEDLYTLSEWINGRECNFKDKNDVALAAEKLAYMHRATKGYEPPENSKLKSDLERWPHLMDKRIKSLDKMRAMGRKRGTKGAFDLNYIKSLQFYKDLGKRATKVLGDSRYMDICRSTEEEKSFCHHDYTYHNIIITDDCVNVIDFDYCKREVRAYDIANFMTKVLKRVDWDIEYAKIIIDNYNKVDSLREEEYKVIFAFLLFPQRFWRLSNRYYYNEVNWAQNTFGNKLDNLISEQDIYMNFIEEFKELYNQVE; translated from the coding sequence TTGATGAGAGAATTTGAAATAGAAAGGCAATTCGATATAAAAATCGAGAGTATTAAACCAAACAAAGGAGTGTATTATCTAAAAACGGACAAGGGAGAGCGATGTTTAAAAAAGATAAATTATGGCGTGCAAAAGTTATTATTTGTTTACGGAGCTAAAGAACATCTAATTTTAAATGGATTTAACAATGTGGACAGGTACTTTTTGAATATAGAAGAAGAACCTTTTGCAGTAGTTAATGAAGATCTTTATACTTTGTCAGAATGGATAAACGGTAGGGAATGTAACTTTAAAGATAAAAATGATGTTGCTCTAGCGGCAGAAAAGTTAGCTTATATGCATAGAGCAACAAAGGGATACGAACCACCAGAAAATAGTAAATTAAAAAGTGATCTTGAAAGATGGCCACATTTAATGGATAAAAGAATTAAATCTTTAGATAAGATGAGAGCTATGGGACGAAAGAGGGGTACTAAGGGAGCTTTCGATTTAAATTATATAAAATCTCTTCAATTCTATAAAGATTTAGGAAAAAGAGCAACGAAGGTATTAGGGGATTCTAGATATATGGATATTTGCAGAAGTACTGAAGAGGAAAAGAGTTTTTGTCATCATGATTATACTTATCACAACATAATTATAACTGATGACTGTGTAAATGTTATAGATTTTGACTATTGTAAAAGAGAAGTTAGGGCCTATGATATAGCTAATTTCATGACAAAGGTTTTAAAAAGAGTGGATTGGGATATAGAATATGCAAAGATTATTATTGATAATTATAATAAGGTAGATTCATTAAGGGAAGAAGAATATAAGGTTATATTTGCATTTTTATTATTCCCACAAAGATTTTGGAGGCTCTCTAATAGATATTATTACAATGAGGTTAATTGGGCTCAAAATACCTTTGGAAATAAGCTTGATAATTTAATAAGTGAACAGGACATATATATGAATTTTATAGAAGAATTCAAAGAGCTTTATAATCAAGTTGAATAG
- the yabG gene encoding sporulation peptidase YabG gives MEIGDIVVRKSYGKDITFKVIDIKDGLEGLIYILKGINLRIIADSPVEDLEVVRSDYSGETDRVFNKEVNSRIKNIMASRFNLRRGYRVAKTVPSKELIFGRPGKILHIDGDAEYLENCLKVYKQLSLEAVGEIVKESDQPKKILEIVKAVKPDIIVLTGHDGIIKDAKDFLDLENYRNSKYFVEAVSELRNYNSSYDELVIFAGACQSCYEKILDAGANFASSPNRVLIHCLDPVFICEKIAYTNVDKVVSIHEVLDNTITGIKGIGGLQTRGKYREGYPKSKYI, from the coding sequence ATGGAGATTGGTGATATTGTTGTAAGAAAGTCTTACGGAAAAGATATAACATTTAAAGTTATAGATATTAAAGATGGGTTAGAGGGTTTAATATATATATTAAAAGGAATAAATTTAAGGATAATTGCAGACTCTCCAGTAGAAGATTTAGAAGTGGTTAGATCAGATTATAGTGGTGAAACAGATAGGGTGTTTAACAAAGAAGTTAATAGTAGAATAAAGAACATAATGGCTAGTAGATTTAATTTAAGAAGGGGTTATAGAGTGGCAAAGACTGTTCCTTCTAAGGAGTTAATATTCGGAAGACCAGGTAAAATACTTCATATAGACGGAGATGCTGAGTATCTTGAAAATTGTCTTAAGGTTTATAAGCAACTTTCCTTAGAAGCTGTAGGTGAAATAGTAAAAGAAAGTGATCAACCAAAGAAGATACTAGAAATAGTTAAGGCTGTAAAACCTGATATTATAGTACTTACAGGTCATGATGGTATAATAAAAGATGCAAAGGATTTTCTTGACTTAGAAAACTATAGAAATTCAAAGTATTTTGTAGAAGCTGTATCCGAACTTAGAAATTATAACTCTAGTTATGATGAGTTAGTAATTTTTGCAGGGGCTTGTCAATCCTGTTATGAAAAGATATTAGATGCAGGAGCTAATTTTGCAAGTTCACCTAATAGAGTTTTAATACACTGCTTAGATCCTGTATTTATCTGCGAAAAAATTGCATACACTAATGTAGATAAGGTTGTATCTATTCATGAAGTTTTAGATAATACAATTACAGGAATTAAGGGTATAGGTGGACTACAAACTAGGGGGAAGTATAGGGAGGGGTATCCAAAGTCTAAATATATATAA
- a CDS encoding Veg family protein yields MEKLQTLAHIRKDIEKHIGHTVTLKANGGRRKVLINKGVIEEAYPSIFVIRLESDTQRTVTYSYSDVLTQTVQLDFAI; encoded by the coding sequence ATGGAGAAGTTACAAACCTTAGCTCATATAAGAAAAGATATAGAGAAACACATCGGGCACACAGTTACTCTAAAGGCTAATGGTGGGAGAAGAAAGGTTCTTATAAACAAAGGGGTAATAGAAGAAGCCTACCCAAGTATTTTCGTTATAAGGCTCGAAAGTGACACCCAAAGGACGGTGACTTATAGTTATTCAGATGTCTTGACACAAACTGTACAATTAGATTTTGCAATCTAG
- a CDS encoding DUF3794 and LysM peptidoglycan-binding domain-containing protein, which translates to MQDIDVVRESIQYEQLLGENTSDTVFRGEYLIPDTHPDVLEILTVDVKPVIVSKNVMPDKIYVEGTLEYTILYLAREDEDRRGTQSINYSDKFSNYVNVNGADQSMNCLLECDIEHMEASIVNERKIGLEGIVKIKAEVLKEYKYDIIKDIESTESLEMLKEPYVLDQIIDNVEKDFTAKSVINIGMDKPQIGSILKKDVNIYKKDIKIVDNEVQVNGFVVMKCIYRGLDSREVVYLEDEIFIKESFDIEQIRDDMRCIGDITLSDIYVDINHDDVGEKRIINVEYSLTSNFRIMSKENIHMIEDAYSPSALLEIEKEKYNINILQGMNNSEVIVKENIQIGKGRPKPIEILMTTGNVAITEKKVLEDKISIEGVIKVEVLYRSKEDRKDICVAKEELSFSTGIDIPGAKIDMTCISKANMEVLESSIEADTIAIKCVVLVFGSASYLKEKEFLISISKLDDDVPEKKASITIYVVQQGDTLWKIAKRYFTTTDEIIKVNNIEDPDSINIGDKIIIPGRAIL; encoded by the coding sequence ATGCAAGATATAGATGTGGTTAGAGAAAGTATACAATATGAACAGCTACTAGGTGAAAATACTAGTGATACAGTATTTAGAGGGGAATATTTAATTCCAGATACTCACCCAGACGTTTTAGAAATATTGACTGTGGATGTAAAACCGGTAATTGTATCTAAGAATGTAATGCCAGATAAAATTTATGTAGAAGGTACATTAGAATATACTATACTTTATTTGGCAAGGGAAGATGAGGATAGAAGAGGAACACAAAGCATAAATTATAGTGATAAGTTTTCAAATTACGTAAATGTAAATGGGGCAGATCAAAGTATGAATTGCCTTTTGGAATGCGATATAGAACATATGGAAGCATCTATAGTAAATGAAAGAAAAATAGGACTTGAAGGAATAGTAAAGATAAAAGCTGAAGTTTTAAAAGAATATAAATACGATATAATTAAAGATATTGAATCTACAGAAAGCCTTGAGATGCTAAAAGAACCTTATGTGTTAGATCAGATAATAGATAATGTAGAAAAAGATTTTACAGCTAAATCTGTTATAAATATTGGGATGGATAAGCCACAAATAGGTAGTATATTAAAAAAAGATGTGAATATTTATAAAAAGGATATTAAAATAGTAGATAATGAGGTACAAGTAAACGGATTTGTTGTAATGAAATGTATTTATAGGGGCTTAGATAGTAGGGAAGTTGTATATTTAGAGGATGAAATCTTTATAAAGGAAAGCTTCGATATAGAGCAGATAAGAGATGATATGAGATGTATTGGAGATATAACTTTGTCTGATATTTATGTGGATATTAATCATGATGATGTAGGTGAAAAAAGAATAATAAACGTAGAGTACTCTTTAACATCTAATTTTAGGATTATGTCAAAAGAAAATATTCACATGATAGAAGATGCATATAGTCCAAGTGCATTATTAGAAATTGAAAAAGAAAAATATAATATAAATATACTTCAAGGTATGAATAATAGTGAAGTTATAGTAAAAGAGAATATACAAATAGGTAAAGGAAGACCAAAACCTATTGAAATATTAATGACTACTGGTAATGTAGCCATAACAGAAAAAAAGGTACTAGAAGATAAAATCTCCATAGAAGGAGTAATAAAGGTAGAAGTTTTATATAGATCTAAAGAAGATAGAAAAGATATATGTGTAGCAAAGGAAGAGTTATCATTTTCAACAGGTATAGATATTCCAGGTGCTAAAATAGATATGACCTGTATTTCTAAAGCAAATATGGAGGTGTTAGAGTCTTCAATTGAAGCTGATACTATAGCAATAAAATGTGTAGTATTAGTATTTGGAAGCGCTAGCTATTTAAAAGAAAAAGAATTTTTAATATCTATAAGTAAATTAGATGATGATGTTCCCGAGAAAAAGGCAAGTATAACAATATATGTAGTTCAACAAGGGGATACACTTTGGAAGATAGCTAAAAGATACTTTACAACTACAGATGAAATTATTAAAGTTAATAATATAGAAGATCCTGATTCAATAAATATTGGAGATAAAATAATAATACCAGGGAGAGCTATTTTATAA
- a CDS encoding cyanophycinase — protein MEDIDKENLIIIGGAEDKKGNKEILRYVSSIIDKNKDKLLIATVATESPKEVGESYNELFIQLGVKNVEVLYANSRKEATYKNNIQKMKEASLVFFTGGDQLRITSVLGGTPLYEAMKAAYEGGCVFVGTSAGASVMSRTMIIEGNDDESPRKCTLKMAPGLGFIKDVIIDQHFAQRGRIGRLLVSIAENPEVLGIGIDEDTAIVVNRNGTFKVIGSGAVYVIDGRSITKSNVSEQFPEELLSIFDVNMHVLKKGNGFNLNSKVPFEEDRLRNEDN, from the coding sequence ATGGAAGACATAGATAAAGAAAATCTTATCATTATAGGAGGGGCTGAAGATAAAAAAGGAAATAAAGAGATATTAAGATATGTAAGTTCTATTATAGATAAAAATAAAGATAAATTGCTAATAGCTACTGTAGCTACAGAAAGTCCTAAAGAAGTAGGAGAAAGCTATAATGAATTATTTATACAGTTAGGGGTTAAAAATGTTGAAGTATTATATGCAAATAGTAGGAAAGAAGCTACATACAAAAACAATATACAAAAGATGAAAGAAGCTTCTTTGGTATTTTTTACGGGTGGGGATCAATTAAGGATTACTAGTGTGCTTGGAGGAACGCCATTATATGAGGCCATGAAGGCTGCATATGAGGGAGGGTGTGTATTTGTAGGGACATCTGCTGGAGCATCTGTAATGAGTCGCACAATGATAATAGAAGGCAATGATGATGAATCCCCAAGAAAGTGTACATTGAAAATGGCTCCAGGGTTAGGATTTATAAAAGATGTTATTATAGATCAACACTTTGCACAAAGGGGAAGAATAGGGAGACTTCTAGTTTCAATAGCTGAAAATCCCGAAGTTTTAGGTATAGGTATAGATGAAGATACTGCCATAGTTGTGAATAGAAATGGAACATTTAAGGTTATTGGATCTGGAGCAGTATATGTTATAGATGGGAGAAGCATAACTAAAAGTAACGTATCAGAGCAATTCCCAGAAGAACTATTAAGTATCTTTGATGTAAATATGCATGTTTTAAAAAAAGGAAATGGATTTAATCTAAATAGTAAAGTTCCTTTTGAGGAGGATAGATTAAGAAATGAAGATAATTAG